A genomic segment from Janibacter sp. DB-40 encodes:
- a CDS encoding molybdopterin-dependent oxidoreductase → MDVDFPLWLRAQHLLNFILMGMLIRSGIEMLSSLPRLWWRKDCAPGTEWLKFTRRELPKEEGVYTSLMDEKSVHPLLSLPGRENIGLGRHWHGLSVMFWVLNGVVYIALLFATGLWRRIVPTSWEVFPEAWDSLLMYLNFTAPDISHFTPYDSLQMLGYTFVIFVLAPFQMLTGIAMSPAIRSRYPWFVKMWGGHQGARSLHFIGLVIFSGFIVMHVSLVFLVNREHNMINMVFGGGEVTTARAAQALVIMIATIVAVAIFWIALSYWSLADRVRAQKFTAGVTEVGRKLFLNRMRPLGARKKAYTDDDISEFHWTNGLPPTQEESAAWIEARDNDWEGLTITLRDDINDVEKVLTVADLKALPRHSYIATHTCMQGWSATSRWTGVRLTDLMEQLGPRPEGARYLLAESYGLAQKMYDNRPREPFYAAIDLETMAEEESILAYERNGLPLEDHLGAPARMRVESNHGYKHVKWVSRIMWVHDFAEYGDGRGGTREDSALQAFNGRI, encoded by the coding sequence ATGGATGTCGATTTCCCCCTGTGGCTGCGGGCGCAGCACCTCCTCAATTTCATCCTGATGGGCATGCTCATCCGATCGGGCATCGAGATGCTGTCCTCCCTGCCCCGGCTGTGGTGGCGCAAGGACTGCGCGCCCGGCACGGAGTGGTTGAAGTTCACCAGGCGTGAGCTGCCCAAGGAGGAGGGGGTCTACACCTCACTGATGGACGAGAAGTCCGTGCATCCGCTGCTCTCACTGCCCGGTCGGGAGAACATCGGCCTGGGTCGCCACTGGCACGGCCTGTCGGTGATGTTCTGGGTGCTCAACGGGGTCGTCTACATCGCCCTGCTCTTCGCCACCGGACTGTGGCGACGCATCGTGCCGACCTCGTGGGAGGTCTTCCCCGAGGCCTGGGACTCGCTGCTGATGTACCTGAACTTCACGGCTCCGGACATCAGCCACTTCACGCCCTACGACTCGCTGCAGATGCTGGGCTACACCTTCGTGATCTTCGTGCTGGCCCCCTTCCAGATGCTCACCGGCATCGCGATGTCACCGGCGATCCGCTCCCGCTACCCGTGGTTCGTCAAGATGTGGGGCGGTCACCAGGGCGCGCGTTCCCTGCACTTCATCGGGCTGGTCATCTTCTCGGGCTTCATCGTGATGCACGTGTCCCTCGTTTTCCTCGTCAACCGCGAGCACAACATGATCAACATGGTCTTCGGCGGAGGTGAGGTCACGACGGCCCGGGCCGCGCAGGCCCTCGTCATCATGATCGCCACCATCGTCGCGGTCGCGATCTTCTGGATCGCGTTGTCCTACTGGTCGCTGGCCGACCGGGTCCGTGCGCAGAAGTTCACCGCCGGGGTCACCGAGGTCGGCCGCAAGCTCTTCCTCAATCGCATGCGGCCGCTCGGTGCGCGGAAGAAGGCCTACACCGACGACGACATCTCCGAGTTCCACTGGACCAACGGCCTCCCGCCGACGCAGGAGGAGTCGGCCGCGTGGATCGAGGCCCGGGACAACGACTGGGAGGGGCTGACGATCACGCTCCGTGACGACATCAACGACGTCGAGAAGGTGCTGACCGTCGCCGACCTCAAGGCCCTGCCCCGGCACTCCTACATCGCCACGCACACCTGCATGCAGGGCTGGTCGGCGACCTCCCGCTGGACCGGCGTGCGCCTCACCGACCTGATGGAGCAGCTCGGTCCGCGTCCCGAGGGGGCCCGCTACCTCCTCGCCGAGTCCTACGGCCTGGCGCAGAAGATGTACGACAACCGCCCGCGGGAGCCCTTCTACGCGGCCATCGACCTCGAGACGATGGCGGAGGAGGAGTCGATCCTCGCCTACGAGCGCAACGGCCTCCCGCTCGAGGACCACCTGGGCGCGCCCGCGCGCATGCGGGTCGAGTCCAACCACGGCTACAAGCACGTGAAGTGGGTCTCGCGCATCATGTGGGTCCACGACTTCGCGGAGTACGGTGACGGTCGTGGCGGGACCAGAGAGGACTCCGCCCTGCAGGCGTTCAACGGAAGGATCTGA
- a CDS encoding TetR family transcriptional regulator: protein MPDQTPPSPDQPGRRERKKVETRSAIRDAALALSLESGVDALTVARISEAADIAPRTFFNYFACKEDALVTDGAAVGAQLREAIIGRPHDEAPIDSLRAAVIDSDLVAGMESGREQMLQRQRLIQSDPALLARQLAQFATVERAFAEGVAERTGLAPDDLRPATLAALALGIVRVAVRRWTVDDSQSPTDLIAAGFDLLQHGVGADGASARPAEGERPA, encoded by the coding sequence GTGCCTGACCAGACCCCGCCATCCCCCGACCAGCCGGGTCGCCGCGAGCGCAAGAAGGTCGAGACCCGCAGCGCCATCCGTGACGCCGCGCTCGCGCTCTCCCTGGAGTCGGGCGTCGACGCCCTGACGGTGGCCCGGATCAGCGAGGCCGCCGACATCGCGCCGCGGACCTTCTTCAACTACTTCGCCTGCAAGGAGGACGCGCTCGTCACCGACGGCGCGGCCGTGGGCGCGCAGCTGCGTGAGGCGATCATCGGCCGACCCCACGACGAGGCGCCGATCGACTCCCTTCGTGCCGCCGTCATCGACAGCGACCTCGTCGCCGGCATGGAGTCGGGTCGCGAGCAGATGCTGCAGCGCCAGCGCCTCATCCAGTCCGATCCCGCCCTCCTCGCCCGCCAGCTGGCGCAGTTCGCGACGGTCGAGCGGGCCTTCGCCGAGGGCGTCGCCGAGCGCACCGGGCTGGCACCCGACGACCTGCGTCCAGCGACGCTCGCCGCACTCGCGCTGGGGATCGTGCGCGTGGCCGTCCGCCGCTGGACGGTCGACGACTCCCAGTCGCCCACCGACCTCATCGCCGCCGGCTTCGACCTGCTCCAGCACGGCGTGGGTGCCGACGGGGCCAGCGCACGACCCGCCGAAGGAGAGCGCCCCGCGTGA
- a CDS encoding histone deacetylase, with protein sequence MPASEIWYVSYGSNMSRRRLGCYIEGGRPPGSAVTYGGARDATMPVADLAVTLPGSLYFAGDSPTWGGGVAFYDHDAPSGTPARAYRITVGQFVDLANQEMHRIPDPDDPLEEVLLAGLPDARHHAGPGHYETLIEVGRHEGLPMLTFTAPHGLDAVPHTRPEPAYLAMLAEGLREAHGWDEAQVADYFASVVGHEDLRVGTPM encoded by the coding sequence ATGCCTGCGTCAGAGATCTGGTACGTCAGCTACGGCTCCAACATGTCCCGCCGGCGCCTCGGGTGCTACATCGAAGGGGGCCGCCCACCCGGCTCCGCGGTGACCTACGGCGGCGCCCGCGACGCGACCATGCCGGTCGCCGACCTGGCGGTCACCCTCCCCGGGAGCCTGTACTTCGCGGGCGACTCGCCCACCTGGGGTGGTGGGGTGGCCTTCTACGACCACGACGCACCGAGCGGGACGCCGGCACGCGCGTACCGCATCACCGTCGGTCAGTTCGTCGATCTGGCGAACCAGGAGATGCACCGCATCCCCGACCCGGACGACCCGCTCGAGGAGGTGCTCCTCGCGGGCCTGCCGGACGCGCGTCACCACGCCGGCCCCGGGCACTACGAGACGCTCATCGAGGTGGGTCGTCACGAGGGCCTGCCGATGCTGACCTTCACCGCCCCCCACGGCCTGGACGCGGTGCCGCACACGCGGCCCGAGCCGGCGTACCTCGCCATGCTCGCGGAGGGCCTGCGTGAGGCGCACGGCTGGGACGAGGCGCAGGTGGCGGACTACTTCGCCTCCGTGGTCGGCCACGAGGATCTGCGGGTCGGCACGCCCATGTGA
- a CDS encoding SMR family transporter — protein sequence MTAWLLLVVAVVAEVAGTLSLRLAATGRPVWYTAVGAGYLVAFTGLAATLGQGMPLGVAYGIWAAAGVALTAIGSRVFFGEPLTRVMVLGIALIMAGVLLVELGSVR from the coding sequence GTGACCGCGTGGCTCCTCCTCGTCGTGGCCGTCGTCGCGGAGGTCGCCGGGACGCTCTCCCTCCGCCTCGCCGCCACGGGTCGCCCGGTCTGGTACACGGCGGTCGGCGCCGGTTACCTCGTCGCCTTCACCGGGCTGGCCGCGACCCTGGGCCAGGGCATGCCGCTGGGGGTCGCGTACGGGATCTGGGCGGCCGCGGGCGTGGCGCTCACCGCGATCGGCTCACGGGTGTTCTTCGGCGAGCCACTCACCCGGGTCATGGTCCTGGGCATCGCGCTGATCATGGCCGGTGTCCTCCTCGTCGAGCTCGGCTCGGTGCGCTGA
- a CDS encoding MDR family MFS transporter: MTKDATRSDPAPTAEKATDGDVPARPINRNVVLAVLVSGAFVMILNQTLLNTALPAFMADFGITASTAQWLTTIFMLVNGIMIPVTAFLINKFTTRALFFTAMGLFIVGTLACAIAPTFPVLLVGRIIQASGAGIIIPLMQTILFAIFPLGKRGQAMGTFGLVIAFAPAIGPSLSGWIVDHVDWHVLFWMMLPFAVVDLAVAWFILRNVTEQTHPRLDIASIVLSSIGFGGLLFGLGAAGNASWTSPQVALPLVIGIGTLVVFIRRQLWLPEPILEFRVLRYPMFTLNTALGMCVFMVMIGGMLILPLYMQNMSDYTAMESGLALLPGAAVMGLMSPVTGRIFDRIGAKWLAVPGFTLLTITTFMLARLEVDTTFTYIAVVNTVRMIGTAMIIMPVTTAALNQLPPKLIPHGTALNNTMRQIAAAVGTAVLVTVMATAVRDPEIYGRAGLIHGANVSFVVAGVLGVVGIVGSFFIRETAHRR, encoded by the coding sequence GTGACGAAGGACGCCACCCGCTCCGACCCTGCTCCCACCGCCGAGAAGGCCACCGACGGTGACGTACCCGCCCGGCCGATCAACCGCAACGTGGTGCTCGCCGTGCTCGTGTCCGGCGCCTTCGTCATGATCCTCAACCAGACGCTGCTGAACACGGCGCTGCCGGCGTTCATGGCGGACTTCGGGATCACCGCGAGCACGGCCCAGTGGCTGACGACGATCTTCATGCTCGTCAACGGGATCATGATCCCGGTCACCGCGTTCCTCATCAACAAGTTCACGACGCGCGCGCTCTTCTTCACGGCCATGGGGCTCTTCATCGTGGGGACACTCGCCTGCGCGATCGCCCCGACCTTCCCCGTGCTCCTCGTCGGACGGATCATCCAGGCGAGCGGCGCGGGCATCATCATCCCGCTGATGCAGACGATCCTCTTCGCGATCTTCCCGCTGGGCAAGCGGGGTCAGGCGATGGGCACCTTCGGGCTGGTCATCGCCTTCGCGCCCGCGATCGGGCCGAGCCTGTCGGGCTGGATCGTCGACCACGTCGACTGGCACGTGCTGTTCTGGATGATGCTGCCCTTCGCGGTGGTCGACCTGGCCGTCGCCTGGTTCATCCTGCGCAACGTCACCGAGCAGACACACCCGCGCCTCGACATCGCCTCGATCGTCCTGTCCTCGATCGGCTTCGGTGGGCTGCTCTTCGGTCTCGGTGCCGCCGGCAACGCCAGCTGGACCAGCCCGCAGGTCGCCCTGCCGCTGGTCATCGGCATCGGCACGCTGGTGGTCTTCATCCGCCGCCAGCTGTGGTTGCCGGAGCCGATCCTGGAGTTCCGGGTCCTGCGCTACCCGATGTTCACGCTCAACACCGCGCTGGGCATGTGTGTCTTCATGGTGATGATCGGCGGCATGCTGATCCTGCCGCTCTACATGCAGAACATGAGCGACTACACGGCGATGGAGTCCGGTCTGGCGCTGCTGCCCGGCGCCGCGGTCATGGGTCTGATGTCACCGGTCACCGGGCGGATCTTCGACCGCATCGGTGCGAAGTGGCTGGCCGTCCCCGGCTTCACCCTCCTGACGATCACGACCTTCATGCTCGCGCGGCTGGAGGTCGACACGACCTTCACCTACATCGCGGTCGTCAACACGGTGCGGATGATCGGCACGGCCATGATCATCATGCCGGTGACCACGGCCGCGCTGAACCAGCTGCCGCCCAAGCTCATCCCGCACGGCACCGCGCTGAACAACACCATGCGCCAGATCGCCGCCGCCGTCGGGACGGCCGTCCTCGTCACCGTCATGGCCACGGCCGTCCGCGACCCCGAGATCTACGGGAGGGCGGGCCTCATCCACGGCGCGAACGTCTCCTTCGTCGTCGCCGGGGTCCTGGGCGTCGTCGGGATCGTCGGCTCCTTCTTCATCAGGGAGACCGCCCACCGACGCTGA
- a CDS encoding RpiB/LacA/LacB family sugar-phosphate isomerase — translation MRIVVGAPSNGVALKDEIKDLLEKDDRVSEVVDISSPDTTYPAVSVAAAQQVVDGSADRAVLVCGTGVGTAIAATKVTGARAATAHDLVTVRGAVENYDAQILCMGQNVIAPAHARALVDLWLDLRHDPSGFYGPKVREIDEFESGA, via the coding sequence ATGCGGATCGTGGTCGGTGCACCCAGCAACGGTGTGGCACTCAAGGACGAGATCAAGGACTTGCTCGAGAAGGACGACCGGGTCAGTGAGGTCGTCGACATCTCCAGCCCGGACACCACCTATCCGGCCGTCTCCGTCGCCGCCGCGCAGCAGGTCGTCGACGGGAGCGCCGACCGCGCCGTCCTCGTGTGCGGGACCGGGGTCGGTACCGCGATCGCGGCGACCAAGGTCACCGGCGCGCGGGCCGCGACCGCGCACGACCTGGTGACGGTGCGCGGGGCCGTGGAGAACTACGACGCCCAGATCCTGTGCATGGGGCAGAACGTCATCGCCCCGGCCCACGCACGCGCGCTCGTCGACCTGTGGCTCGACCTGCGCCACGACCCGTCCGGCTTCTACGGGCCGAAGGTCCGCGAGATCGACGAGTTCGAGTCCGGTGCCTGA
- a CDS encoding SMR family transporter — translation MTKWFLLAAAIVCEVTASLSLKGALEQPLLYVVVAVGFTAAFVLLAAVLRRGMGIGVAYGIWSATGVVLTTVLSALVYDETVTGLMGAGIVLIIGGVLLVELGSHEDGSAPGATP, via the coding sequence GTGACGAAGTGGTTCCTGCTCGCCGCCGCGATCGTGTGCGAGGTGACGGCCTCCCTCTCGCTGAAGGGCGCGCTCGAGCAGCCCCTGCTGTACGTCGTCGTCGCCGTGGGGTTCACCGCCGCCTTCGTGCTGCTGGCCGCCGTCCTGCGCCGCGGGATGGGCATCGGGGTGGCGTACGGGATCTGGTCGGCCACCGGTGTGGTGCTGACGACGGTCCTGTCGGCCCTGGTCTACGACGAGACCGTGACCGGCCTCATGGGCGCGGGGATCGTCCTGATCATCGGAGGCGTGCTGCTCGTGGAGCTCGGGTCGCACGAGGACGGCAGCGCACCCGGGGCGACCCCGTGA
- a CDS encoding NAD-binding protein, with translation MGRVGRAAYERLTHEGQMAVLGIDNDHAVITRLEEDGLNVLEGDATDLEFWTRLVSGGFVTTVVLAMAFHDSNAYALERLHDAGFAGRIVAVAQHPDQVAHLSEEGVHAVLNIYAGAGHSLAALAMRLPE, from the coding sequence ATGGGCCGTGTGGGCAGGGCCGCCTACGAGCGGCTCACCCACGAGGGGCAGATGGCGGTCCTGGGCATCGACAACGACCACGCGGTGATCACCCGGCTGGAGGAGGACGGGCTCAACGTGCTCGAGGGCGACGCGACCGATCTGGAGTTCTGGACCCGCCTGGTCTCCGGTGGGTTCGTCACCACCGTCGTCCTGGCGATGGCTTTCCACGACTCGAACGCCTATGCCCTCGAGCGGCTGCACGACGCGGGGTTCGCCGGTCGGATCGTCGCGGTGGCGCAGCACCCGGACCAGGTCGCCCACCTCTCCGAGGAGGGGGTGCACGCGGTCCTGAACATCTATGCGGGAGCGGGGCACTCCCTGGCGGCCCTCGCGATGCGTCTGCCGGAGTGA
- a CDS encoding bile acid:sodium symporter family protein: MDSGLITVGLPIALAIIMFGLGLSLTVGDFARIGREPRAVVLALAVQVLALPVVAFGLVKAFGLPPLLAVGVMLLAASPGGTTASLFSHLFRGDIALNITLTAINSVLAAFTIPLITNFAIRHFGAEGELGLQFGKVAGVVALVLVPVAIGMAVRGRRAELAARADRPVRIFSIVVLVLIIIGAVLQERENILDYLSQVGLVTGLFCLLSLTIGYGSALLLRLSHEQAIAASMEIGIHNTTIALTIAISILGSTTVAMPSAVYSLLMYLLATAFGFAITRGRKGPGAASTPAPLRA, encoded by the coding sequence ATGGACTCCGGACTGATCACCGTCGGCCTGCCGATCGCCCTGGCCATCATCATGTTCGGCCTCGGCCTGTCGCTGACCGTCGGCGACTTCGCCCGCATCGGCCGGGAGCCCAGGGCCGTCGTGCTCGCCCTGGCCGTGCAGGTGCTGGCCCTGCCGGTCGTGGCCTTCGGCCTGGTGAAGGCGTTCGGCCTGCCACCGCTGCTCGCGGTCGGCGTCATGCTGCTCGCGGCCTCCCCGGGCGGGACGACGGCGAGTCTCTTCAGCCACCTCTTCCGTGGTGACATCGCGCTGAACATCACGCTCACCGCCATCAACTCGGTGCTGGCGGCCTTCACGATCCCGCTCATCACGAACTTCGCGATCCGCCACTTCGGCGCGGAGGGCGAGCTCGGCCTGCAGTTCGGCAAGGTCGCCGGCGTCGTCGCCCTGGTGCTCGTGCCCGTCGCGATCGGCATGGCGGTGCGCGGCCGCCGGGCCGAGCTCGCCGCGCGGGCGGACAGGCCCGTGCGGATCTTCTCGATCGTCGTGCTCGTCCTGATCATCATCGGCGCGGTCCTGCAGGAGCGCGAGAACATCCTCGACTACCTCTCCCAGGTCGGACTGGTCACCGGGCTCTTCTGCCTGCTGAGCCTGACGATCGGTTACGGGTCGGCGCTCCTGCTTCGCCTGTCGCACGAGCAGGCCATCGCCGCCTCCATGGAGATCGGCATCCACAACACGACCATCGCCCTCACCATCGCCATCAGCATCCTCGGCAGCACGACGGTCGCGATGCCGAGCGCGGTCTACTCGCTGCTGATGTACCTGCTGGCCACCGCCTTCGGCTTCGCGATCACCCGCGGGAGGAAGGGTCCCGGCGCGGCGTCCACGCCGGCGCCGCTTCGCGCCTGA
- the focA gene encoding formate transporter FocA yields MPDHTDVSAQAAPGGSSGAIPTPSQMARAAEDAAFGKATSNQLKSFLLALTAGGYIALGFVFFTTSQVGAEQLPFGVAKVMGGLVFATGLALVVLTGAELFTSSTLTLTARASGRITTWQLLRNWVVVFVGNFIGALTIVVLIHLGRVWEQAEGRWGAVVLDVALKKVHHDFLTAFVLGVLCNLMVCLAIWAAYSGRTTVDKVVAVTMPIALFVATGFEHSVANMFMIPLGILVRSTAGQEFWATSGLDAGAYGDLTWTNFLVDNLLPVTLGNIVGGGVMIGVLYWTIFHFLDRPGRALGSPTVGARPAAAAKGEAAGD; encoded by the coding sequence GTGCCTGACCACACCGACGTGTCCGCGCAGGCGGCGCCGGGGGGCAGCAGCGGCGCGATCCCGACCCCCTCCCAGATGGCCCGGGCCGCCGAGGACGCCGCCTTCGGCAAGGCCACGAGCAACCAGCTGAAGTCCTTCCTCCTCGCGCTCACCGCAGGGGGTTACATCGCGCTCGGCTTCGTCTTCTTCACCACGAGCCAGGTGGGTGCGGAGCAGCTGCCGTTCGGGGTCGCCAAGGTCATGGGTGGCCTCGTCTTCGCCACCGGACTGGCGCTCGTCGTGCTCACCGGCGCGGAGCTGTTCACCTCCTCGACCCTGACCCTCACGGCCCGGGCGAGTGGACGCATCACCACGTGGCAGCTCCTGCGCAACTGGGTGGTCGTCTTCGTCGGCAACTTCATCGGGGCCCTGACCATCGTCGTGCTGATCCACCTCGGTCGGGTCTGGGAGCAGGCGGAGGGCCGGTGGGGCGCGGTGGTCCTGGACGTCGCGTTGAAGAAGGTCCACCACGACTTCCTCACCGCGTTCGTGCTCGGGGTCCTGTGCAACCTCATGGTCTGCCTCGCCATCTGGGCGGCCTACAGCGGGCGGACCACCGTGGACAAGGTGGTCGCGGTGACGATGCCGATCGCCCTCTTCGTCGCCACCGGGTTCGAGCACTCGGTCGCCAACATGTTCATGATCCCGCTCGGCATCCTCGTGCGTTCAACCGCAGGCCAGGAGTTCTGGGCCACCTCGGGCCTGGACGCGGGCGCCTACGGCGACCTCACTTGGACCAACTTCCTCGTCGACAACCTGCTGCCGGTCACCCTCGGCAACATCGTCGGCGGCGGCGTGATGATCGGCGTCCTCTACTGGACGATCTTCCACTTCCTCGATCGCCCGGGCAGGGCGTTGGGCTCGCCGACGGTGGGTGCCCGCCCGGCGGCCGCTGCGAAGGGGGAGGCCGCCGGCGACTGA
- a CDS encoding phosphosulfolactate synthase, producing the protein MSNEIPFDTAFNFVPRAARPTKPRTHGITEIRAPYYSSFGTRHLADVMDVAGQWVDGIKWAGGSFALVPPKQVRAFSDIAHEHDAYVSSGGWIETVLRYGDDAVDQYLREAKDVGFDVIEISTGFIMLPTSGLQRLVEKVTRAGLKAKPELGIQIGSGGDSSQAELAAEGAKDIGDLIDRGRKTLEAGAEIIMIESEGITENVSTWNTGAAASIMNGLGIENVMFEAADGPVFEWYIKNYGNEVNLFVDHSQILQLEGLRQNIWGNKSTWGRVLNPA; encoded by the coding sequence ATGAGCAACGAGATTCCCTTCGACACCGCGTTCAACTTCGTGCCGCGAGCGGCGCGACCGACCAAGCCGCGCACCCACGGCATCACCGAGATCCGCGCGCCGTACTACTCCAGCTTCGGCACCCGGCACCTGGCGGACGTCATGGACGTCGCCGGCCAGTGGGTCGACGGCATCAAGTGGGCCGGGGGTTCCTTCGCCCTGGTCCCGCCGAAGCAGGTGCGCGCCTTCAGCGACATCGCCCACGAGCACGATGCCTACGTCTCCTCGGGAGGGTGGATCGAGACCGTTCTGCGGTACGGCGACGACGCGGTCGACCAGTACCTCCGGGAGGCCAAGGACGTCGGCTTCGACGTCATCGAGATCTCGACCGGCTTCATCATGCTGCCGACCTCCGGACTCCAGCGCCTCGTCGAGAAGGTCACCCGGGCGGGCCTGAAGGCCAAGCCGGAGCTGGGCATCCAGATCGGCTCCGGCGGGGACTCCTCGCAGGCCGAGCTCGCAGCCGAGGGCGCCAAGGACATCGGCGACCTCATCGACCGGGGGAGGAAGACCCTGGAGGCCGGCGCCGAGATCATCATGATCGAGTCCGAGGGCATCACGGAGAACGTGAGCACCTGGAACACCGGCGCCGCAGCATCGATCATGAACGGCCTGGGTATCGAGAACGTCATGTTCGAGGCGGCTGACGGTCCGGTCTTCGAGTGGTACATCAAGAACTACGGCAACGAGGTCAACCTCTTCGTCGACCACAGCCAGATTCTCCAGCTGGAAGGCCTGCGGCAGAACATCTGGGGCAACAAGTCGACCTGGGGCCGTGTGCTCAACCCGGCCTGA
- a CDS encoding MmgE/PrpD family protein produces MTTSLSTASSTSVSDTAPRTEVQQLAEFVDRAAFEDIGPEALEQLKIRVLDTLGVAIGALDAEPIRAVRGLVDDLGASRAGAPGEPAPRLSATLIGGGHAAPDRAAFLTSALSRYLDFMDSYLAKGETGHPSDNLGAVLAASESVGGSGRDLLTALAVAYQVQSRLSDEAPVRGAGFDHTTQGAYAAAAGAAKALGLPVEQIAHAIAISGTANNALRVTRTGNLSHWKGLAYPQVAKEGTFAALLAGRGITGPEEVFEGNKGFKQSIAGDFTIDWSTEDLEAVRRSIIKRHNAEIHSQSALDAAQEVRSQDGFNVEAIASVRLTTFDVAHSIIGGGEEGDKRTVRSKEEADHSLPWMLAVMLCDGELTPAQYHHERIIAEDVQGLMGTVEIVPSDEFSQRFPQAMPADLEVTLVDGTTFRASRDSYRGFHTDPLDWDGARRKFDGLAAPFAGTRLRDEVAGIVHDLESHTVADLTAALARVSTTRAEAADSAA; encoded by the coding sequence ATGACCACCTCCCTCTCCACCGCCAGCTCCACCTCCGTCTCCGACACCGCGCCGCGCACCGAGGTGCAGCAGCTCGCCGAGTTCGTCGACCGGGCGGCCTTCGAGGACATCGGTCCCGAGGCCCTCGAGCAGCTGAAGATCCGCGTGCTCGACACCCTCGGGGTCGCCATCGGAGCGCTCGACGCCGAGCCGATCCGGGCCGTCCGCGGCCTCGTGGACGACCTCGGCGCCTCTCGAGCCGGCGCGCCCGGGGAGCCGGCGCCCCGGCTCTCCGCCACGCTCATCGGCGGCGGTCACGCCGCCCCCGACCGCGCCGCCTTCCTCACCAGCGCCCTGTCCCGCTACCTCGATTTCATGGACTCCTACCTGGCGAAGGGGGAGACCGGGCACCCCTCCGACAACCTCGGCGCGGTGCTCGCCGCCAGTGAGTCCGTCGGCGGCAGCGGCCGGGACCTCCTCACCGCGCTCGCGGTGGCCTACCAGGTGCAGTCACGCCTGTCCGACGAGGCGCCCGTGCGTGGCGCCGGATTCGACCACACGACCCAGGGCGCGTACGCCGCGGCCGCAGGTGCGGCGAAGGCGCTCGGTCTGCCCGTCGAGCAGATCGCCCACGCGATCGCGATCTCGGGCACCGCGAACAACGCCCTGCGCGTCACCCGCACCGGCAACCTCAGTCACTGGAAGGGGCTGGCCTACCCCCAGGTCGCCAAGGAGGGCACCTTCGCGGCGCTCCTGGCCGGCCGTGGCATCACCGGCCCCGAGGAGGTCTTCGAGGGCAACAAGGGCTTCAAGCAGTCCATCGCCGGTGACTTCACGATCGACTGGTCCACCGAGGACCTCGAGGCCGTGCGCCGCTCGATCATCAAGCGGCACAACGCCGAGATCCACTCCCAGTCCGCGCTCGACGCGGCCCAGGAGGTCCGCTCCCAGGACGGCTTCAACGTCGAGGCCATCGCCTCGGTGCGGCTGACGACCTTCGACGTGGCCCACTCGATCATCGGTGGCGGCGAGGAGGGCGACAAGCGCACCGTCCGCAGCAAGGAGGAAGCTGATCACTCCCTGCCGTGGATGCTGGCCGTCATGCTCTGCGACGGCGAGCTGACCCCGGCGCAGTACCACCACGAGCGGATCATCGCCGAGGACGTGCAGGGCCTGATGGGCACGGTGGAGATCGTCCCCAGCGACGAGTTCTCGCAGCGGTTCCCGCAGGCCATGCCGGCCGACCTCGAGGTCACCCTCGTCGACGGCACGACCTTCCGTGCCTCGCGTGACTCCTACCGGGGCTTCCACACCGACCCACTCGACTGGGACGGAGCCCGACGCAAGTTCGACGGGCTCGCCGCCCCCTTCGCCGGGACGCGGCTGCGCGACGAGGTCGCCGGCATCGTCCACGACCTCGAGTCCCACACCGTCGCGGACCTCACCGCGGCCCTCGCGCGGGTGAGCACGACCCGCGCCGAGGCGGCGGACTCCGCCGCCTGA
- a CDS encoding dodecin: MANRTYNITEIVGTSPDGIDAAVENAIGEASQTLRNLDWFEVQSIRGHVDGDAVADWQVTIKLGFRHEG; this comes from the coding sequence ATGGCGAACAGGACGTACAACATCACCGAGATCGTCGGCACCTCGCCGGACGGTATCGACGCAGCGGTCGAGAACGCCATCGGCGAGGCGTCGCAGACGCTGCGCAACCTCGACTGGTTCGAGGTGCAGTCGATCCGTGGCCATGTCGACGGCGACGCCGTCGCGGACTGGCAGGTCACGATCAAGCTCGGCTTCCGGCACGAGGGCTGA